In Solea senegalensis isolate Sse05_10M linkage group LG18, IFAPA_SoseM_1, whole genome shotgun sequence, a single window of DNA contains:
- the prr12a gene encoding proline-rich protein 12, which produces MDRNYPGTGFGDLGAGAGWSYERSAKASLVYGSSRSSHPESELLHRQAYATPHPLQGYASNHHPGSSGQGGAWGAAGRSLGLSGLFDTGLHHASPSAPDASVMNLISALESRGPQPPPSASSLLSQFRTPSWQTAMHTPAPPELFISGALPGSGSFPSSSALSAYQHPASFSSRSFPAASLSLQDTPTFSPTSNGLLSPHDPLLHIKAPSQSSLGFDRLLSSQGAAAAAYRGSQDPTGATSAQASSARHLQSHQFNLLSSQLQDQSSQLYNASVFSSAQPQAQSQSQSNSAQERAVPRQDSVIKHYQRPTPAQSQLSSSAAHSLQHYLSCGGAGYQQIATHHRQAGLSCSPLGDQSPSSDHKTTSRTEQYRPIIQPPYSSSSSSSSSSSAGKGTKSSSSSGYSSASSASSSRTPHTPPSASSTSSSSSSSSATSGAHPSNSIPTSSSSAAPSRQQPPPQPAPPPPAPQQQQQQPPATSSSASQSLPKSCLSGYGSPVPPVKTPTSALTGQTPPQQQTQSYSPNQPPPSHLAQSYGGFSSPQAQDLSSGAAGKGYGSLGGRSQSYSTDIYGPDSAYGSLPSSLGGAGSPSLGYGAPGHSPALLRSSGSSGSGASGGGSSTGTGSGNSGSGGGAGNSMTNERGGGGNSGGSYHIPDSSPSPSGNSGIIRPGLHSPVPTCPTQSPGGAGSNKYIPSVLSPTFLASPQGYPDTRGPTSQPQPYHSTASKTKADTSMLGVGSQRSQEEVDDDDEFLIQHLLQAQASPAPQATHHHSQQPPQQASQQTQPQPQSVPPTSDSGKGLSYDMGKTSEERYHPQSVIRTHSATSTAGVGNAGSGGSISGLENQLEMSLKKQQQQQQQQHQQQQQQQHHHQQQQQQQQQQQQQQQQRSERSVGSNRGSGGRGSAEQVHSHLHHHDGLGSVVHYGRGDPYTQHSLAPQHSSHSQHVSSHSQIPPHTQMDLQKKPQERAEIPYPRKTPEVQQQHSQSQATASLMDSPTDRQPPHLLQSVLSHTTRNKLDPHQQHHKMDSHRQHQQHHKMDSHQPHQQHPKMDSHPQHQQHHKMDSHAQQQHSISQQQAAMENAGGRLGSSKHQAQSQSQTTQLQLQLQSQALEVAAAHYNHGPPPHQHEQSQVKQSTVVSSLDMLERTLSQTTSADVAVAEDRRGGASSGGRSGAGSERHRQQQQEQHPSHHQPQQTHHSQQHSASELHSFLSEPDMSLSTPSHMHHLTQHHPQRQQQQHQQTHSHHPHSQPHPQQPPLPHHIPPPSASAHSQSQPDPQPPLSSQLTPQQSQLDQQRSDQHQFDTVNPVEKADQNQQSNRFVPLTSICFPDSLLQDEDRSFFPGMEDMFCAEDYKSSCAGGAGPGQGEMNESHAGQEGMDSMKAGQSAGGAGGSGGGSYDMMGHHGGDQGYEPYCHGLEEPSNNTMTLDLDSLKTHELPSTVNTEQLGLIQSQGPAMGMGSNTGGPNNSGGKMSAGPGGANTGTGPGGLQSPIFCSSRPKKLLKSSSFHLLKERRDPNTLPKKSYAQEYEFEDDEDKADQPADIRLNSRRLPDLLPDLVSSCRKGGGSGSLSPLMGDIDFYHSSGYTSMGSHSLLPQDGPKKRGRKPTRPKRDGPPRPRGRPRIRPMPEPYTPRGMMGEMGGTAAAVGGGFTVEGRGRGRGRGSRGRGGRREDMYMEMSGKEQDQMHHHHLHQQQQPQQLHHQPQQQQHEPIPPLKIKLPIGTLSSSDALLRTDSLSGTDPALSDGSVGSAPSLGLSPGPPCSTESTRSQDKNKQKSHMMSEGVDDERLEERGDEKDSESKAGFVASFLDFLKTGKRPPGLDISPGMEPDNGETSPCKSVGLRPLSPAPPPPPPPPPFGDSEGNGGLALGNCPSPKRLEDELKRNLETLPSFSSDEEDSVGKNQDLQKSISSAISALYDTPQLTSNIQTPLPPPSPQPQPQPTQAPLTPTLQPPTLSPQPTMHTPHTQPQSNEPDILQPEGGDMEESKEEDNEEERSTGGEEENDITEEREPQLETLCAPKLDAPSPENPPAPATPEPPSAPRSPTSSCSTSHSPLPPLSLPSPLPPKEEQENSQSPSPVTPTSSSSPPPPPPPPPPPAPVNLPEPATPPPPASTPPPPATQRESPIPSPESPASPEEPPPPKITSLHLAQKQEDAAIVGESEEDESESGGEGIFRERDEFVVRVEDIRTLKLALQTGREPPPIWRVQKALLQKFSPEIKDGQRQFCATSNYLGYFGDAKRRYQRIYVKFLENVNKKDYVRVCSRRPWRRATPALRRQSLSRMASPPAAQVPPRVTEKEERAAPPIQKEQREKTRTGTTTTTKEQREKKEAPAAVPKAKEKEKEKEREHEKERQLEAPQQEKMEKRATVERGRAAKEERKAVERKEKEKAERPPKSKPAKVKAEPPPKKRKKWLKEVPSSSDSDSSDEAVSENEMPVKGGVNNRAMREMFRSYVEMLVSTALDPDMIQALEDTDDELYLPPMRKIDSILSEQKRRLQRRVSMSSQHQEVLHAYPQIIVDPLDSGVVRVRLSGDAYNRKTLNRVKKTLPKPQDLKLSAESYRIYSLYHSLHHYKYHTFLQCKKETNTIEQAAEDPGQEEVVQQCMANQSWLDTLFSSFIELLTLSTKA; this is translated from the exons ATGGATAGGAATTACCCGGGAACAGGGTTTGGTGATTTGGGCGCAGGAGCAGGATGGAGTTACGAGAGGTCGGCAAAAGCAAG TCTTGTATATGGGAGTTCCAGATCATCCCACCCGGAGTCTGAGCTCCTCCACCGACAAGCCTACGCCACCCCACACCCTCTGCAGGGCTATGCCTCCAATCACCACCCAGGGAGCTCTGGCCAAGGCGGGGCTTGGGGAGCAGCTGGAAGGAGTTTGG GTCTGTCGGGGCTCTTTGACACTGGCCTACACCATGCCAGTCCATCTGCTCCGGATGCCTCTGTCATGAATCTGATCTCAGCCCTGGAGTCCCGGGGTCCCCAGCCTCCACCCTCTGCCTCCTCCCTTCTTTCCCAGTTCCGCACACCTTCCTGGCAGACAG CGATGCACACACCTGCTCCTCCTGAACTATTCATCTCTGGAGCCCTTCCTGGCTCCGGCTCAttcccctcctcctcagctctcTCAGCCTATCAGCATCCAGCATCCTTCTCTAGCCGTTCTTTCCCTGCCGCCTCCCTTTCCCTCCAGGACACGCCCACATTTAGTCCCACATCCAATGGCCTACTCTCCCCACATGACCCCCTCCTACACATCAAGGCTCCGTCTCAGTCTAGCCTGGGTTTTGATAGACTCCTGTCCTCACAgggtgctgctgcagctgcttatAGGGGCAGCCAGGACCCCACTGGTGCCACGTCGGCCCAGGCATCGTCTGCCAGGCACCTTCAGTCCCACCAGTTCAACCTGCTGTCATCACAACTCCAGGATCAATCCTCCCAGCTGTACAATGCATCAGTTTTTTCCTCAGCCCAGCCCCAGGCTCAGTCCCAGTCCCAGTCTAATTCGGCTCAGGAACGAGCTGTGCCCCGACAGGACAGTGTTATCAAGCATTATCAGCGGCCCACACCAGCTCAGTCACAGCTCTCATCCTCTGCTGCCCACTCCCTTCAGCACTACCTCAGCTGTGGCGGTGCAGGGTACCAGCAGATAGCCACCCATCATAGACAAGCTGGCCTTTCTTGCAGCCCATTGGGTGACCAGAGCCCCTCATCTGACCATAAGACCACTTCTCGCACTGAACAGTATCGGCCAATCATCCAGCCTCCctattcttcatcctcttcctcctcgtcctcatcaTCAGCTGGAAAAGGTACCAAAAGCAGCTCTAGCAGTGGCTATTCTTCTGCCAGTTCAGCTTCATCCTCAAGAACTCCTCACACGCCCCCTTCTGCTTCCTctacctcctcttcttcctcctcttcttctgccacTTCTGGTGCTCATCCTTCCAATTCCATCCccacctccagctccagtgCAGCCCCCTCGAGGCAGCAGCCCCCTCCTCAGCCAGCTCCACCTCCCCCAgcccctcagcagcagcagcagcagccccctGCCACTTCCTCCTCAGCATCCCAGTCTCTGCCTAAGTCCTGCCTCTCAGGCTATGGTTCTCCTGTGCCCCCAGTGAAGACGCCAACTTCTGCTCTTACTGGTCAGACCCCACCCCAACAACAGACACAGTCATATTCCCCTAATCAACCCCCTCCCTCTCACCTGGCTCAGTCATATGGAGGCTTCAGTTCACCACAAGCCCAAGACTTGAGCTCAGGTGCTGCTGGAAAAGGATATGGGAGTTTAGGTGGACGAAGCCAGTCATATTCCACTGATATTTATGGACCTGACTCTGCTTATGGATCTCTTCCATCATCTCTTGGTGGAGCTGGAAGCCCATCACTAGGTTATGGAGCCCCAGGTCACTCTCCTGCCCTTTTAAGATCAAGTGGTTCATCAGGTAGTGGAGCATCTGGGGGAGGAAGCAGCACCGGCACAGGAAGTGGTAACTCTGGCtcgggaggaggagcaggaaataGTATGACAAATGAGCGAGGCGGAGGGGGTAACAGTGGAGGGTCTTATCATATTCCAGACTCTAGTCCCTCTCCATCAGGCAACTCTGGCATCATCCGTCCAGGATTACACTCGCCAGTGCCCACCTGCCCCACGCAATCTCCAGGAGGGGCAGgctcaaataaatacattcccTCAGTTCTCTCCCCCACCTTTCTAGCCTCCCCACAGGGCTACCCTGACACTAGAGGCCCCACTTCCCAACCTCAGCCCTATCACTCTACTGCTTCCAAAACGAAGGCAGACACGTCCATGCTAGGAGTGGGCTCTCAGAGATCCCAAGAGGAAGTAGATGATGACGATGAGTTCCTGATCCAGCACTTGCTGCAAGCCCAAGCAAGTCCTGCTCCCCAAGCCACTCATCACCACTCTCAACAGCCACCCCAACAGgcatcacaacaaacacagcctCAGCCTCAGTCAGTGCCGCCAACATCTGATTCTGGCAAAGGGCTGAGCTATGACATGGGTAAGACCTCGGAGGAGAGATACCATCCCCAGAGTGTCATACGTACCCACAGTGCTACATCCACAGCTGGAGTAGGAAATGCAGGTTCAGGAGGGTCCATCTCAGGGCTGGAGAACCAGCTGGAGATGTCActgaagaaacaacaacagcaacaacagcagcagcatcaacaacaacaacaacaacaacaccaccatcaacaacaacagcaacaacaacaacagcaacaacaacaacaacagcagaggaGCGAAAGGTCTGTCGGAAGCAACAGGGGCAGTGGAGGGAGAGGCAGCGCTGAGCAAGTGCACTCACACCTCCATCACCATGACGGCCTAGGCTCGGTAGTCCACTATGGGCGGGGTGACCCATACACTCAACACTCCCTTGCCCCGCAACACTCATCACACAGTCAGCATGTGTCTTCTCACTCACAgatcccaccacacacacaaatggatcTTCAAAAGAAGCCACAGGAGCGTGCAGAAATCCCATATCCTCGGAAAACACCAGAAGTCCAACAACAGCATTCCCAATCCCAAGCTACTGCTTCCCTCATGGACTCTCCCACTGATCGTCAGCCACCACACCTTCTCCAGTCAGTGCTGTCCCACACCACCCGCAACAAACTGGATCCCcatcagcagcatcacaaaATGGACTCCCATCGgcaacaccaacaacaccatAAGATGGACTCCCACCAACCACACCAACAGCACCCCAAAATGGACTCCCAcccacagcatcagcagcaccacAAAATGGACTCTCATGCCCAACAACAGCACTCTATTAGTCAACAGCAAGCCGCAATGGAAAATGCTGGTGGTAGACTTGGTTCAAGTAAACATCAGGCACAGTCTCAGTCCCAAACCACCCAGCTCCAGCTTCAACTCCAGTCCCAGGCTTTGGAAGTGGCTGCAGCTCACTACAACCATGGACCCCCTCCTCATCAGCATGAGCAGAGCCAGGTAAAGCAAAGCACAGTGGTCTCCTCCTTAGACATGTTGGAGCGTACGCTTTCTCAGACGACGAGCGCAGACGTGGCTGTTGCCGAGGACAGACGTGGTGGGGCAAGCAGTGGAGGAAGGAGTGGAGCTGGCAGTGAGCGCCACAGGCAGCAACAGCAGGAACAGCACCCATCCCACCATCAGCCACAGCAAACCCACCACTCACAGCAACACTCAGCGTCTGAGCTCCACTCCTTCCTCTCTGAGCCTGACATGAGCTTATCTACTCCATCCCACATGCATCACCTCACGCAGCATCACCCACAgaggcagcaacagcaacaccaACAAACCCACTCTCACCACCCTCACTCCCAACCCCACCCTCAGCAGCCCCCACTCCCCCACCACATACCTCCACCATCTGCCTCAGCTCACTCCCAGTCACAGCCTGACCCACAGCCACCACTCTCATCCCAGCTCACCCCTCAGCAGAGCCAACTGGACCAGCAGCGTTCAGATCAACACCAGTTTGACACGGTCAATCCAGTGGAGAAAGCAGACCAGAATCAACAAAGTAATCGCTTTGTACCCCTGACTTCTATCTGCTTTCCAGATTCCCTCCTCCAGGATGAGGACCGCTCCTTTTTCCCTGGAATGGAAGATATGTTTTGTGCTGAGGACTACAAGTCCAGCTGTGCTGGAGGTGCAGGACCAGGGCAGGGGGAGATGAATGAAAGCCATGCTGGACAAGAGGGAATGGATTCCATGAAAGCTGGACAGAGTGCAGGTGGAGCAGGGGGAAGTGGTGGAGGTAGCTATGACATGATGGGTCACCATGGTGGCGATCAGGGTTATGAACCATACTGTCATGGCCTTGAGGAACCTAGCAACAACACCATGACTCTGGATCTAGACTCTCTTAAAACCCATGAGCTCCCTTCCACTGTCAACACTGAACAGCTAGGACTGATACAGTCCCAGGGCCCAGCTATGGGTATGGGCTCCAATACTGGTGGTCCCAACAACTCTGGAGGTAAAATGTCTGCTGGGCCTGGAGGAGCCAACACAGGAACTGGTCCTGGAGGCCTCCAGTCTCCCATTTTCTGTTCATCTCGTCCCAAGAAGCTTCTCAAGTCTAGCTCTTTCCATCTGTTAAAAGAGCGGCGGGACCCGAACACACTGCCTAAGAAAAGTTATGCTCAAGAGTATGAgtttgaagatgatgaagataaagCTGACCAGCCAGCTGACATCCGTTTGAACAGCCGAAGGCTCCCAGATTTGTTGCCAGACTTGGTGTCCAGCTgcagaaaaggaggaggaagtggttCTCTCAGCCCTTTAATGGGTGACATTGACTTCTACCACTCCTCAGGCTACACATCTATGGGTTCACACTCTCTTCTGCCACAGGATGGACCAAAGAAGAGGGGCAGAAAGCCCACTAGACCCAAGAGAGATGGCCCACCTAGACCAAGAGGCCGGCCTCGCATCCGCCCAATGCCCGAGCCATACACTCCAAGAGGAATGATGGGGGAGATGgggggaacagcagcagcagtaggagGAGGATTCACTGTGGAGGGACGAGGTAGAGGCAGGGGTCGTGGGAGCCGAGgtagaggaggaaggagggaggataTGTATATGGAGATGAGTGGGAAGGAACAGGATCAAATGCACCACCATCACctacatcagcagcagcagccgcagcagctcCATCACCAGCCCCAACAGCAGCAACACGAGCCCATTCCACCTCTGAAG ATTAAATTACCAATTGGCACCCTGTCCTCCTCTGATGCCTTGCTGAGGACAGACTCTTTGTCTGGTACGGACCCCGCTCTGTCAGACGGCTCAGTAGGCTCTGCTCCATCACTTGGTCTAAGTCCCGGACCCCCATGCAGCACTGAAAGCACCAGAAGTCAGGACAAGAACAAGCAGAAAAGCCACATGATGAGTGAAGGAGTGGACGACGAGAGGCTGGAGGAACGG GGCGATGAGAAGGACTCTGAGTCCAAGGCTGGCTTCGTGGCTTCATTCTTGGACTTCTTGAAGACGGGGAAGAGACCACCAGGCTTGGACATCTCACCGGGAATGGAACCTGACAATGGCGAAACCTCACCTTGTAAATCGGTGGGTTTGCGCCCACTGTCTCCCGCACCacctcccccacccccaccgCCTCCATTTGGGGACAGTGAAGGGAATGGTGGCCTGGCCTTGGGCAACTGCCCCAGCCCCAAGCGCTTGGAAGACGAGCTGAAGAGGAACCTGGAGACGTTGCCATCGTTCTCCTCTGACGAGGAGGACTCCGTTGGGAAGAACCAGGACCTCCAGAAGAGCATCTCCTCAGCCATATCTGCACTATATGACACTCCACAGCTAACCTCCAACATCCAGACCCCActccctcctccatctccccagcctcagcctcagcccaCCCAAGCTCCTCTCACTCCGACTCTGCAGCCTCCCACGCTCAGCCCACAGCCAACCATGCACACTCCCCACACTCAGCCCCAGTCCAATGAACCTGATATTCTCCAGCCTGAAGGTGGAGACATGGAGGAGAGCAAAGAGGAGGACAATGAGGAGGAAAGAAGCACGGGAGGGGAAGAAGAGAATGATataacagaggagagagaaccACAGCTGGAAACCTTATGTGCACCTAAGCTGGATG CACCTTCTCCCGAAAACCCTCCAGCACCAGCAACACCCGAACCACCCTCTGCCCCTCGTTCTCCCACATCCTCCTGCTCTACTTCtcactcccccctccctccactctccctcccctcaCCCTTACCTCCAAAGGAAGAACAAGAGAATTCCCAGTCTCCAAGCCCGGTTACTCCCacatcctcatcatcaccaccaccaccaccacctcctcctccacctcctgcacCTGTTAATCTCCCTGAGCCTGCAACTCCTCCACCCCCAGCTTCCACTCCTCCCCCACCTGCAACACAGAGGGAGTCTCCCATCCCATCTCCAGAGTCCCCCGCCTCACCCGAGGAGCCCCCGCCTCCTAAAATCACCTCCTTGCACCTTGCCCAGAAGCAAGAGGACGCTGCCATTGTtggagagagtgaagaggatgAGAGCGAGAGTGGAGGGGAGGGCATTTTCAGAGAAAGAGACGAGTTTGTGGTGCGAGTGGAAGACATACGAACCCTCaag CTGGCACTGCAGACGGGCCGTGAGCCTCCACCCATCTGGCGGGTACAAAAAGCCCTGCTGCAGAAGTTCAGCCCAGAGATCAAAGACGGACAAAGACAGTTCTGTGCTACGAGCAAC tATCTTGGCTACTTTGGAGATGCTAAGAGACGATACCAGCGGATCTATGTCAAGTTTTTGGAAAATGTGAATAAGAAGGACTATGTCAGAGTCTGCTCTCGGAGACCTTGGCGCAGAGCCACCCCTGCTCTCAG ACGCCAGTCCCTCTCCAGAATGGCTTCCCCTCCTGCAGCACAGGTGCCGCCCAGAGTCacggagaaagaggagagagctgCTCCGCCAATCCAGAAGGAACAGAGGGAGAAAACGAGAACAGGAACCACCACGACGACAAaggagcagagggagaagaaggaggCTCCAGCTGCAGTGCCCAAAGctaaggagaaggagaaggagaaggagagggagcaTGAGAAGGAGAGACAGCTAGAGGCGCCGCAGCAGGAGAAAATGGAGAAGCGCGCCACCGTAGAACGAGGCAGAGCCgcaaaggaggagagaaaagctgtggagaggaaggagaaagaaaaggctGAGCGCCCACCCAAGTCAAAGCCAGCCAAAGTGAAGGCAGAGCCACCACCtaagaagagaaagaagtggCTGAAGGAAGTACCTTCTTCATCAGACTCTGACTCATCGGACGAGGCAGTTAGTGAGAATGAAA TGCCAGTGAAGGGAGGAGTGAACAACCGTGCCATGAGGGAGATGTTCAGGAGCTACGTGGAGATGCTGGTCAGCACGGCCCTGGACCCCGACATGATCCAAGCTCTGGAAGACACGGACG ATGAGCTGTACCTCCCACCAATGAGGAAGATTGACAGCATCCTCAGTGAACAGAAGAGGAGGCTGCAGAGGAGAGTCAGCATGAGCTCTCAGCACCAG GAAGTCCTGCATGCGTACCCACAGATCATTGTAGACCCCCTTGACTCAGGAGTGGTGAGGGTGCGGCTAAGTGGGGACGCTTACAACCGCAAGACCCTCAACAGAGTCAAGAAGACCCTGCCTAAGCCACAG
- the ppp1r3b gene encoding protein phosphatase 1 regulatory subunit 3B has product MATDMALPLYPPKDKFLHRTALSSCIGFQHARHMDPTKPDDRVPSLKENGKAKKQVTFADQKGLSLTKVKVFSEFNDPILIPLNIEMALSTPSQEDKMMLDFAPPSSDYVHFRQMLDRNFVCLERCMLSDKAVVGTVKVKNLSFEKHVRLRVTFDSWKTYVDVDCAYMEETYPSSYSDTFSFELSLPQKLQPQQCVQFAVCYEVDGSEYWDSNHGNNYRVIWSSMKRSCPNGRGHYTDSCDYGIHFDPYGSPTCSHGIFPDWPSYSRYENIGPYY; this is encoded by the coding sequence ATGGCTACAGACATGGCTCTACCTCTGTACCCACCCAAAGACAAGTTCCTCCACAGGACAGCTCTCAGCTCCTGTATAGGTTTTCAGCACGCGCGCCACATGGATCCGACCAAGCCAGATGACAGGGTCCCGTCCTTGAAAGAGAATGGAAAGGCTAAAAAACAAGTGACGTTTGCTGACCAGAAAGGCCTGTCACTGACCAAAGTCAAGGTCTTCTCCGAGTTTAATGACCCCATTCTTATCCCTTTGAACATTGAGATGGCGCTCTCCACTCCGTCTCAGGAGGACAAAATGATGCTGGACTTCGCCCCGCCGTCCTCAGACTATGTGCACTTCCGTCAGATGCTGGACAGGAACTTTGTGTGCCTGGAGCGCTGCATGCTGAGCGACAAGGCGGTGGTGGGCACCGTCAAAGTCAAAAATTTGTCCTTCGAGAAACACGTGAGGCTGCGGGTGACCTTTGACAGCTGGAAGACGTACGTGGACGTAGACTGCGCGTACATGGAGGAGACGTATCCCAGCTCGTACAGCGACACCTTCTCCTTTGAGCTGTCTCTGCCTCAGAAGCTGCAGCCGCAGCAGTGCGTCCAGTTCGCCGTCTGTTACGAGGTGGACGGATCCGAGTACTGGgacagtaaccatggcaacaattACAGGGTCATCTGGTCGTCGATGAAGAGGAGCTGTCCAAACGGACGCGGCCACTACACGGACTCCTGTGACTATGGGATACATTTTGACCCGTACGGAAGCCCCACCTGTTCCCACGGGATCTTCCCCGATTGGCCGAGTTACTCCAGATACGAAAACATCGGCCCGTACTACTGA